In the Quercus lobata isolate SW786 chromosome 5, ValleyOak3.0 Primary Assembly, whole genome shotgun sequence genome, one interval contains:
- the LOC115992977 gene encoding protein LIGHT-DEPENDENT SHORT HYPOCOTYLS 4-like produces MAAAVAAAAAAASLSRYNNNNNNNSSTSATQNHQNHHQLGLVVPPVMSRYESQKRRDWNTFGQYLKNHRPPLTLSRCSGAHVLEFLRYLDQFGKTKVHTESCPFFGHPNPPAPCPCPLKQAWGSLDALIGRLRAAFEENGGQPETNPFGVRAVRLYLREVRDAQAKARGIGYDKKKRTRKPHVTTDSEAYGSI; encoded by the coding sequence ATGGCAGCAGCTGTGGCGGCAGCAGCAGCCGCAGCCTCTCTGAGCcgctacaacaacaacaacaacaacaacagttCAACCTCTGCGACCCAAAAccaccaaaaccaccaccaaTTAGGTTTAGTGGTACCTCCAGTAATGAGTCGCTATGAGTCCCAGAAGCGGCGAGACTGGAACACCTTTGGTCAGTACCTGAAGAACCACCGTCCACCACTGACTCTCTCACGGTGCAGTGGTGCCCATGTCCTCGAATTCCTACGCTACCTCGACCAGTTCGGCAAGACCAAAGTCCACACTGAGAGCTGCCCTTTTTTTGGGCACCCAAACCCACCAGCACCATGTCCATGTCCATTGAAACAAGCTTGGGGTAGCCTTGATGCTCTCATAGGTCGCCTTCGTGCTGCCTTTGAAGAGAACGGTGGGCAGCCTGAGACTAACCCCTTTGGCGTAAGAGCTGTGAGGCTGTACCTTAGGGAAGTCAGGGATGCTCAGGCTAAGGCTAGAGGGATTGGCTATGACAAAAAGAAGCGCACCAGGAAACCACACGTCACTACGGATTCGGAAGCCTATGGTTCTATCTAG